Proteins from one Hymenobacter monticola genomic window:
- a CDS encoding glycosyl hydrolase encodes MLKSAATFFCLLLAAGARAQAPADLQAAFQAPPQSALPRVWWHWMQGNITKAGIRQDLLWMQRTGIGGFQNFDANLATPQVVPNRLAYMTPAWKEAFRYMTRLTDSLHLEMGVAGSPGWSESGGPWVQPADGMKKVVWTETRVQGGTTHVVAPKPSGVAGPFQNIPKQPEFGMSAEPGPSYYRDVAVVAYKLPEADKTLSELGATVTASGGRFQLAQLTDGDLGTTALLPPDVAHGFAWVQFAFPRPQTIRAITMVGGGSMGNFGMGGDAADARALEASDDGVHFKPVCPIPRGAVLQQTIAIPETTARYFRVTVKTPPPIMDMAAVFMGTKPAPPKPSPGTEIAEIVLHPVARVHRFEEKAAFAPASGLRPEPTPAAPNVINPADIIDLTGKLDAAGTLNWTAPPGTWMVVRVGYSLTGIVNHPATPEATGLEVDKLDPVAVKKYFTTYLDMYQDATGGLMGSKGGLQYLVTDSWEAGAQNWTSNLPQEFQKRRGYALLPWLPVLTGHVVKSAQASEQFLFDYRLTLSDLVAAYHYDALTDILAARGLKRYTESHEVGRALIADGMEVKRRAAVPMSAMWTPSPMVNGGDQTGYQADDRESASVAHLYGQNLAAAESMTAMGLGGSAYSYAPENLKPTADLEFASGINRIMIHSMVHQPVEDRLPGLGLGPFGQWFNRHETWAEQARAWTTYLARTSYLLQQGRFVADVLYYYGEGQNITDLFGKRLPRVPEGYNYDFLNADALVHLLSVKDGKLVTPSGMSYRVLALDSSARQLSVPVLRKLRELVRAGATVAGVKPTSTPSLGDDPQEFQRLVSDIWGGKNPNVSTGKSLETVLAALRVVPDFAYNKPQPTTKLLYVHRTLPDGEVYWVNSRNEAAQTVEAMFRVAGKAPQLWHPETGKVEAASYTMANGLTKVKLPLAPNDAVFVVFQNATAKPSFTVPVAAEQKLATFAEDWQVAFQPNRGAPSSASFAKLASYTEHSSAGIKYFSGTATYTKTVTAPASWFGGPGQLWLDLGEVKNLAEVIVNGQSLGVVWKKPFRVDVTKAFKPGANQVEIKVTNLWVNRLIGDAQPGVTDKITYTSLPFYQADAQLLPAGLLGPVVLLKQ; translated from the coding sequence ATGCTGAAATCTGCTGCCACCTTTTTTTGCCTGCTGCTGGCCGCCGGCGCCCGGGCCCAGGCACCAGCCGATTTACAGGCGGCGTTTCAGGCCCCGCCCCAGTCGGCCCTGCCCCGCGTGTGGTGGCACTGGATGCAGGGCAACATCACCAAAGCCGGCATCCGCCAGGATTTGCTGTGGATGCAGCGCACTGGTATTGGGGGCTTTCAGAACTTCGACGCCAACCTGGCCACGCCGCAGGTGGTGCCCAACCGGCTGGCCTACATGACGCCGGCGTGGAAAGAAGCCTTCCGCTACATGACCCGCCTCACCGATTCGCTGCACCTGGAAATGGGCGTGGCCGGCTCGCCCGGCTGGAGCGAGAGCGGCGGCCCCTGGGTGCAGCCGGCCGATGGCATGAAGAAGGTGGTGTGGACGGAAACGCGGGTGCAAGGCGGCACCACGCACGTGGTAGCCCCCAAGCCTTCGGGCGTGGCAGGGCCGTTTCAGAACATCCCGAAACAGCCCGAATTTGGTATGAGCGCCGAGCCCGGGCCGAGCTACTACCGGGATGTGGCCGTCGTCGCCTACAAGCTGCCCGAGGCCGACAAAACCTTGAGCGAACTGGGTGCCACCGTGACGGCCAGCGGCGGCCGGTTTCAGCTGGCGCAGCTTACGGATGGTGACCTGGGCACCACCGCGCTGCTGCCGCCCGACGTAGCCCACGGCTTTGCCTGGGTGCAGTTTGCGTTTCCGCGGCCCCAAACCATTCGGGCCATTACGATGGTGGGCGGCGGCAGCATGGGCAACTTCGGCATGGGCGGCGACGCGGCCGACGCCCGCGCCCTGGAAGCCAGCGACGACGGCGTGCATTTCAAGCCCGTGTGTCCGATTCCGCGGGGCGCGGTACTGCAGCAAACCATCGCCATACCGGAAACTACGGCCCGGTACTTCCGGGTGACGGTGAAAACCCCGCCGCCTATTATGGACATGGCGGCCGTATTCATGGGTACTAAACCTGCCCCGCCCAAGCCCTCGCCCGGCACCGAAATTGCCGAAATTGTGCTGCACCCGGTGGCCCGCGTTCATCGGTTCGAGGAAAAAGCCGCCTTTGCCCCGGCCAGCGGCCTGCGCCCGGAACCAACGCCGGCCGCGCCAAACGTCATTAATCCCGCCGACATCATCGACCTGACCGGCAAGCTGGACGCGGCGGGCACTCTGAACTGGACGGCCCCGCCCGGCACCTGGATGGTGGTGCGCGTGGGCTATTCCCTGACGGGCATCGTCAATCACCCGGCTACTCCGGAAGCTACGGGGCTGGAAGTAGACAAGCTCGACCCGGTGGCCGTCAAAAAGTACTTCACCACCTACCTCGATATGTACCAGGACGCTACCGGCGGCCTGATGGGCAGCAAAGGCGGCTTGCAGTACCTCGTGACGGATAGCTGGGAGGCCGGCGCCCAAAACTGGACGTCTAACTTGCCGCAGGAGTTTCAGAAGCGGCGGGGCTACGCACTGTTGCCCTGGTTACCGGTGCTCACCGGCCACGTGGTGAAGTCGGCTCAGGCCAGCGAACAATTCCTATTCGACTACCGCCTGACGCTGAGCGACCTGGTAGCCGCCTACCACTACGACGCCCTGACCGATATCCTGGCCGCCCGCGGCCTGAAGCGCTATACCGAATCGCACGAAGTGGGCCGGGCCCTGATTGCCGACGGCATGGAGGTGAAGCGTCGGGCGGCCGTGCCCATGTCGGCCATGTGGACGCCCAGCCCCATGGTGAACGGCGGCGACCAAACCGGCTACCAGGCCGACGACCGGGAATCGGCTTCTGTGGCGCACCTCTACGGCCAGAACCTGGCCGCCGCCGAGTCAATGACAGCCATGGGACTGGGCGGCTCGGCGTATTCCTACGCACCCGAAAACCTGAAGCCCACGGCCGACCTGGAGTTTGCCAGCGGCATCAACCGCATCATGATTCACTCGATGGTACATCAGCCCGTGGAGGACAGACTGCCCGGCCTGGGCCTGGGACCGTTCGGGCAGTGGTTCAACCGCCACGAAACCTGGGCCGAACAGGCCCGCGCCTGGACCACCTACCTGGCCCGCACATCTTACCTGTTGCAGCAGGGCCGGTTTGTGGCCGATGTTCTGTACTACTACGGCGAAGGCCAGAATATTACGGACCTGTTTGGCAAACGGCTGCCCCGCGTTCCGGAGGGCTACAACTACGATTTTCTTAATGCCGATGCCCTCGTCCACCTGTTATCGGTGAAAGACGGCAAGCTGGTGACGCCCAGCGGCATGAGTTACCGCGTGCTGGCCCTGGACAGCAGCGCTCGTCAGCTGTCGGTGCCCGTGCTGCGCAAGCTGCGCGAACTGGTGCGGGCCGGGGCCACGGTGGCTGGGGTGAAGCCCACGAGTACACCGAGCCTAGGCGACGACCCGCAGGAGTTTCAGCGGTTGGTAAGCGACATTTGGGGCGGTAAAAACCCCAACGTCAGCACTGGCAAATCCTTGGAAACGGTGCTGGCCGCCCTGCGGGTGGTGCCCGATTTTGCCTACAACAAGCCCCAGCCCACCACCAAGCTGCTGTACGTGCACCGCACCCTGCCCGACGGCGAGGTATACTGGGTAAACAGCCGCAACGAGGCCGCCCAAACCGTGGAAGCCATGTTCCGGGTAGCTGGCAAAGCGCCGCAGCTCTGGCACCCGGAAACCGGCAAAGTGGAAGCTGCTTCCTACACAATGGCCAACGGCCTGACCAAGGTGAAGCTGCCCCTGGCGCCCAACGATGCCGTGTTCGTGGTGTTTCAAAACGCTACCGCCAAACCGTCGTTCACGGTGCCCGTGGCGGCGGAGCAGAAGCTGGCCACGTTCGCCGAAGATTGGCAGGTGGCTTTCCAGCCCAACCGAGGCGCACCGTCCAGCGCGTCATTTGCCAAGCTGGCATCCTACACCGAACACAGCTCTGCGGGCATCAAATATTTCTCCGGTACGGCCACCTACACCAAAACCGTAACGGCCCCAGCCAGCTGGTTTGGCGGCCCCGGCCAGCTATGGCTCGACCTGGGCGAGGTGAAAAACCTGGCCGAAGTCATCGTCAATGGCCAGTCGCTGGGCGTGGTCTGGAAAAAGCCCTTCCGGGTCGATGTAACCAAGGCCTTCAAACCCGGCGCCAATCAGGTGGAAATCAAAGTGACCAACCTGTGGGTCAACCGCTTGATTGGCGATGCGCAGCCCGGCGTCACCGACAAGATTACTTACACCTCGCTGCCGTTTTACCAAGCCGATGCCCAGCTGCTGCCAGCGGGGCTGCTGGGGCCGGTGGTGCTGCTAAAGCAATAA
- a CDS encoding alpha/beta hydrolase produces the protein MKKLASTLLLFGTIAAQAQQVISLYPGKAPGSESWTWQEQENTKNLFNTRVIYNVATPTLTAYLPAAGMGNGTAAVICPGGAFHTLSIESEGIDVAKWLQARGVAAFVLKYRLVHMDTSDPVKETMALMGDRRKLDAINAPVVPLAIADGKKAIEYVRSHAKELGVRADKIGIMGFSAGGTVAAGVGYSYTAANRPNFLAPIYAYLGALPAAGIPAAVPADAPPLFAAAASDDQLGIAPQSVKVYSDWLAAGKPAELHVYAKGGHGFGMRKLNLPVDAWIERFGEWLKMEGFMGVPAAPALPTFKAEAKP, from the coding sequence ATGAAAAAACTCGCGTCAACCCTGCTGCTTTTCGGCACCATTGCGGCCCAGGCCCAGCAAGTTATTTCCCTATACCCTGGCAAAGCGCCAGGCTCCGAAAGCTGGACCTGGCAGGAGCAGGAGAACACCAAAAACCTGTTCAACACCCGCGTCATCTATAACGTGGCCACGCCCACGCTCACGGCTTACCTGCCCGCGGCTGGAATGGGCAACGGCACGGCGGCAGTGATTTGCCCCGGCGGCGCCTTTCACACACTGTCCATCGAGAGCGAGGGCATCGATGTGGCCAAGTGGCTGCAGGCGCGGGGCGTGGCGGCGTTCGTGCTGAAATACCGCCTAGTACATATGGATACCAGCGACCCGGTGAAGGAAACAATGGCGCTGATGGGCGACCGCAGGAAGCTCGACGCCATCAACGCGCCGGTGGTGCCGCTGGCCATTGCCGATGGCAAAAAGGCCATCGAGTACGTGCGCAGCCACGCCAAAGAGTTGGGCGTGCGGGCCGATAAGATTGGCATCATGGGCTTCTCGGCCGGCGGCACGGTGGCGGCGGGCGTGGGCTACAGCTACACCGCCGCCAACCGGCCCAATTTCCTGGCCCCGATATACGCCTACCTGGGGGCACTACCCGCCGCTGGCATACCCGCCGCCGTGCCCGCCGATGCGCCGCCTTTATTCGCTGCCGCCGCCAGCGACGACCAGCTGGGCATCGCGCCGCAGAGCGTGAAAGTTTACAGCGACTGGCTGGCGGCTGGCAAGCCCGCCGAGCTGCACGTGTACGCCAAAGGCGGCCACGGCTTCGGCATGCGCAAGCTCAACCTGCCCGTTGATGCCTGGATAGAGCGCTTCGGCGAGTGGCTCAAAATGGAGGGCTTTATGGGGGTGCCCGCCGCGCCGGCGCTGCCCACCTTCAAAGCCGAGGCCAAGCCGTAG
- a CDS encoding glycoside hydrolase family 43 protein, protein MKLLRATLLLLLMRLVATAQPAVTYHNPVLPGFYPDPSVCRVGNDFYLVTSSFEYYPGVPIFHSTDLVNWEQIGHVLNRPSQLPLAKAEASLGIFAPTIRYHDGIFYVVSTNILGGWNFLVTAKNPAGPWSEPVWIKTNAEGGPFIIDPSLFFEDDGKAYLTTTGRQNGVPSIQLAEIDVKTGRLLTQQTGIWPGTGGRYPEGPHLYKKDGWYYLLIAEGGTEYGHKVTIARSKVITGPYVGNPANPILTHAQVSAQDSPVQGVGHADLVQAPDNSWWLVALGFRPIGPRSNHHILGRETFLAPVSWPAGEWPVVNGNGTLAENMTAPTLPLHPFPVLAVRDNFDAGQLGFAWNYLRNPAPVAYSLTEKKGFLRLLGNNITLDSTLGSPTFVGRRQQHYDFTATTSLDFTPRQTGQEAGLTVLLNNRHHYEVFIRQSAGQRRLVLAYTLGRLRHLEKEVLLAPGPVQLRVTGTRRTYAFSYAQGRQAFKPLGTADTYLLSTETAGGNTGVLLGLYATAAGAKSTPAALFDWFDYAPASPAAAK, encoded by the coding sequence ATGAAACTGCTCCGGGCCACGCTGCTCTTGCTGCTGATGAGGCTGGTGGCCACGGCGCAGCCCGCCGTCACCTACCACAACCCCGTGCTGCCCGGCTTCTACCCCGACCCCAGCGTGTGCCGGGTCGGGAATGATTTTTACTTGGTGACCAGCAGCTTCGAGTACTACCCCGGCGTGCCGATTTTCCATAGCACCGACCTGGTAAACTGGGAGCAAATTGGGCATGTGCTCAACCGCCCGTCGCAGCTGCCGCTGGCTAAGGCGGAGGCTTCGCTGGGCATTTTCGCGCCGACTATTCGCTACCACGACGGGATATTTTACGTGGTGAGCACCAACATCCTGGGCGGCTGGAATTTTCTGGTGACGGCGAAGAACCCGGCCGGGCCGTGGTCGGAGCCCGTCTGGATAAAAACCAACGCTGAAGGCGGCCCCTTTATCATCGACCCGTCGCTGTTTTTCGAAGACGACGGCAAGGCCTACCTCACCACCACGGGCCGCCAGAACGGCGTGCCCAGCATCCAACTGGCCGAAATTGACGTAAAAACCGGCCGGCTGCTGACCCAGCAAACCGGCATCTGGCCCGGCACTGGCGGCCGTTACCCCGAGGGCCCCCACCTCTACAAAAAAGACGGTTGGTACTACCTACTGATTGCGGAGGGCGGCACCGAATACGGCCACAAAGTCACCATCGCGCGCAGCAAGGTCATCACCGGCCCTTACGTCGGCAATCCCGCCAACCCCATCCTGACCCACGCCCAGGTGAGCGCCCAGGACAGCCCCGTGCAGGGCGTGGGCCACGCCGACCTAGTGCAGGCTCCCGACAACTCCTGGTGGCTGGTGGCGCTGGGGTTCCGCCCCATCGGGCCCCGCAGCAACCACCACATCCTAGGGCGCGAAACCTTCCTGGCCCCCGTCAGCTGGCCCGCCGGCGAGTGGCCGGTGGTGAACGGCAACGGCACGCTGGCCGAAAATATGACGGCGCCGACGCTGCCGCTGCATCCGTTTCCAGTCCTCGCCGTGCGTGACAACTTCGACGCCGGCCAGTTGGGTTTCGCCTGGAACTACTTGCGCAACCCCGCCCCCGTCGCCTACTCCCTGACCGAGAAAAAGGGCTTTCTGCGCTTGCTGGGCAACAATATTACGTTGGATAGCACCCTTGGCTCACCCACCTTCGTGGGCCGCCGGCAGCAGCACTACGATTTCACGGCCACCACGTCGCTGGATTTCACCCCGCGGCAAACCGGTCAGGAAGCGGGCCTCACCGTGCTGCTGAATAACCGCCATCACTACGAGGTTTTCATCCGGCAATCTGCCGGCCAGCGCCGGCTGGTGCTGGCCTACACGCTGGGCCGCCTGCGCCACCTCGAAAAGGAAGTGCTGCTGGCTCCCGGCCCGGTGCAACTGCGCGTGACGGGCACCCGGCGCACTTATGCCTTTTCCTATGCGCAGGGCCGCCAGGCTTTCAAGCCGCTGGGTACCGCCGACACCTACCTACTGAGCACCGAAACGGCGGGCGGCAACACGGGCGTGCTGCTGGGACTGTATGCCACGGCGGCGGGCGCGAAATCCACGCCGGCCGCGCTGTTCGACTGGTTTGATTATGCTCCCGCCAGCCCTGCGGCGGCCAAATAG
- a CDS encoding TonB-dependent receptor yields MTQTTILLPVARASRWPMLGLLGLLSFQQAMAQSTGNLSGRVTDPKGAGLPGATVVVKGTSNGTSTDANGAFTLKGLEPGNVTLTVSFVGYTTKDVLVPIDKQGDNLSISMADDSKSLDEVVVTGVFDTRTKMESSVAISTLNSKQIQLLAPTSAADLLKTVPGVYVNQARGEINNTVYTRGISAGSIDNANGYYYVSLQEDGLPVTNVNLSVDNFLRADATIARLEAVRGGTASILGTNSPGGIFNYVSKTGGAKTEGEVRTRFGLEGNGKNPYYRADANLSGPLNADKSLTYSIGGFYRTSQGARYPGYQMNNGGQVKGNIVKNYATGSLKLYGKLLLDHNAVAEFIPTQSFSDPKILSGLSATDSYYLPNISVPFPVNGGDTRTFNTTDKVYNRDRSLGLLWTQELGSGFTITNNFRYSNQANTNNTPSVVTPISTTSLLFYAIPHLLGNFGTYTFTDKVTGQVLGTVTQSPNIINGQFAGFNFTPGANNNFPGANVQPNSLFFLPMFYQDTKIQNILDRFAINKKLDNMSFTAGVFYANTLVDRVGGATDAGIGFGTIQDKPHLTDITLTAFNGTKYQVTDPNGIVDVGRDGLNHNHGRQEQIAAFFGHDWKLTPKLTLDYGLRYEHTSHVGYNVQPVPNPLRSTAGYGGRDGNPLTLYDNGGGTDGPPLNFDQKFNTFSYTAALNYAFSDSYALYGRYSNGHKSPDLTYFFALNTPYLRDNPNAFSQQTEQIELGFKVKTNKLSGALTPFYSQLSNVATVQTFTNADQTTYTPPVQFARYQTYGVEAEANYALSSNLSVRATATVQTSKATEISSWISNTPGPQDDALVSYSGNETDNNAKLMLSAAPTYTLGKFLAQVNWFYLGDRQANVSNAFKLPGFSQFDATVAYDLNDHFRLQGNVNNIFNVYGILGWVGPGGFPAALDRQAFTPAYVQANPNAVYATQGSMPRSYFLSAVYKF; encoded by the coding sequence ATGACTCAAACCACTATCCTCTTACCTGTAGCACGCGCTTCGCGGTGGCCTATGCTGGGGCTGCTGGGGCTGCTCTCGTTTCAGCAGGCGATGGCGCAATCGACCGGCAACCTTTCGGGGCGTGTGACGGACCCCAAAGGGGCGGGCCTGCCCGGCGCCACGGTGGTGGTGAAGGGCACCAGCAACGGCACCTCCACCGATGCCAACGGCGCCTTCACGCTGAAAGGGCTGGAGCCTGGCAACGTCACGCTCACGGTGTCCTTCGTAGGCTACACCACTAAGGACGTGCTGGTGCCCATCGACAAGCAGGGCGACAACCTGAGCATCAGCATGGCCGACGACAGCAAGTCCCTGGACGAGGTGGTGGTGACCGGCGTGTTCGACACGCGCACCAAGATGGAGTCGTCGGTAGCTATTTCGACGCTGAACAGCAAGCAGATACAATTGCTGGCGCCCACCAGCGCTGCCGACTTGCTCAAAACCGTGCCGGGCGTATACGTGAACCAAGCCCGGGGCGAGATTAATAACACGGTGTACACGCGCGGCATTTCGGCGGGCTCTATTGACAACGCCAACGGCTATTACTACGTGTCGCTGCAGGAGGACGGGCTGCCGGTGACCAACGTGAACCTGAGCGTGGACAACTTCCTGCGGGCCGATGCCACCATTGCGCGCCTGGAGGCGGTGCGGGGCGGCACGGCGTCCATCCTGGGCACTAACTCGCCAGGCGGTATTTTCAACTACGTGTCGAAAACCGGCGGTGCGAAAACGGAAGGAGAAGTACGCACGCGCTTCGGACTGGAAGGCAACGGCAAGAACCCCTACTACCGCGCCGATGCCAACCTGAGCGGTCCGCTGAACGCCGACAAAAGCCTAACCTACAGCATTGGGGGGTTCTACCGCACCTCGCAGGGCGCCCGCTACCCCGGCTACCAAATGAACAACGGCGGTCAGGTGAAGGGCAACATTGTGAAAAACTACGCCACTGGCTCCTTGAAGCTCTACGGCAAGCTGCTGCTCGACCACAACGCTGTGGCTGAATTCATTCCGACCCAGAGCTTTTCGGACCCCAAAATTCTGTCCGGTCTGTCGGCTACCGACTCGTACTATTTGCCCAACATCTCGGTGCCATTCCCCGTGAACGGCGGCGACACGCGCACCTTCAACACCACCGACAAGGTGTACAACCGCGACCGCAGCCTCGGGCTGCTCTGGACGCAGGAGCTGGGCAGCGGCTTCACTATCACCAACAATTTCCGGTATTCCAACCAGGCCAACACCAACAACACGCCGAGCGTGGTGACGCCGATTTCGACCACCAGCCTGCTGTTTTACGCCATTCCGCACTTGTTGGGCAACTTCGGCACCTACACCTTCACCGATAAGGTGACCGGGCAGGTGCTGGGCACGGTCACGCAGTCTCCGAATATCATCAACGGACAGTTTGCGGGCTTCAACTTCACACCGGGGGCCAACAATAACTTTCCCGGGGCCAACGTGCAGCCCAACTCGCTGTTTTTCTTGCCCATGTTCTATCAGGACACGAAAATCCAGAATATTCTTGACCGGTTTGCCATCAACAAGAAGCTGGATAATATGAGCTTTACGGCGGGCGTGTTTTACGCCAACACGCTGGTGGACCGCGTGGGCGGGGCCACCGATGCCGGTATCGGCTTCGGCACCATTCAGGACAAGCCGCACCTCACGGACATCACCCTGACGGCCTTCAACGGCACCAAATACCAGGTGACCGACCCCAACGGCATCGTGGACGTGGGCCGCGACGGCCTCAACCACAACCACGGCCGCCAGGAGCAGATTGCCGCCTTCTTCGGCCACGACTGGAAGCTGACGCCCAAGCTGACCCTCGACTATGGTCTGCGCTACGAGCACACGAGCCACGTGGGCTATAACGTGCAGCCCGTGCCTAATCCGCTCCGCTCAACGGCGGGCTACGGCGGGCGCGACGGCAACCCGCTCACGCTCTACGATAACGGCGGCGGCACCGACGGCCCGCCCCTGAACTTTGACCAGAAGTTCAACACCTTCTCCTACACGGCGGCCCTCAACTACGCCTTCAGCGACTCCTATGCCCTGTACGGTCGCTATTCCAACGGACATAAATCGCCGGATTTGACTTACTTCTTTGCCCTGAACACACCCTACCTGCGCGACAACCCCAACGCCTTCTCGCAGCAAACCGAGCAGATTGAGCTGGGCTTCAAGGTGAAAACCAATAAGCTGAGCGGGGCCCTCACGCCCTTCTACAGCCAGCTGAGCAACGTGGCCACGGTGCAGACCTTCACCAACGCCGACCAGACCACTTATACTCCGCCCGTGCAGTTTGCCCGCTACCAGACCTACGGCGTGGAGGCCGAAGCCAATTACGCGCTGTCAAGCAACCTGTCGGTGCGGGCTACGGCCACGGTGCAAACCTCGAAGGCGACCGAAATCAGCAGCTGGATTTCGAACACCCCCGGGCCGCAGGACGACGCGCTGGTGAGCTATTCGGGCAACGAAACAGACAACAACGCCAAGCTGATGCTGAGCGCGGCCCCTACCTATACGCTGGGCAAGTTCCTAGCCCAGGTGAACTGGTTCTACCTTGGCGACCGCCAGGCCAACGTGAGCAACGCCTTTAAGCTACCCGGTTTCAGCCAGTTCGATGCTACGGTGGCGTATGATTTGAACGACCATTTCCGCCTGCAGGGCAACGTCAACAACATCTTCAACGTGTACGGAATTCTGGGCTGGGTGGGCCCCGGCGGCTTCCCCGCCGCTCTTGACCGCCAAGCTTTTACGCCCGCCTACGTGCAGGCCAATCCCAACGCGGTGTATGCCACCCAAGGCTCGATGCCGCGCTCGTACTTCCTGTCGGCAGTGTACAAATTTTAG